One genomic segment of Ricinus communis isolate WT05 ecotype wild-type chromosome 5, ASM1957865v1, whole genome shotgun sequence includes these proteins:
- the LOC8258762 gene encoding uncharacterized protein LOC8258762 isoform X1 yields the protein MKMQDPRMLTSGEITNSKPRKKKVSTSRAALIPLQGNDVREFHLVQAPLRTNQKASKRNLKNEGSPMIQQQERSNSDSLPDSSTSGNEYRALRRKYLLLEEESFGLGRELKVVEDEVKTLEDEKLALLDKLVVLEGLIDPSEVHPNGTQS from the coding sequence ATGAAAATGCAGGATCCAAGGATGTTAACATCAGGAGAAATCACAAATTCCAAGCCACGCAAAAAGAAAGTGTCAACCTCCAGAGCTGCCTTGATCCCATTACAAGGTAATGATGTTAGAGAGTTTCACCTGGTACAGGCGCCTCTAAGAACAAACCAGAAGGCCTCCAAAAGGAACTTGAAGAATGAAGGCTCTCCAATGATCCAGCAACAAGAGAGGTCAAACTCAGATTCATTGCCCGACTCCTCGACATCAGGAAATGAATACCGTGCACTCAGAAGGAAGTACTTGCTGTTGGAGGAAGAAAGCTTCGGCTTAGGGAGAGAGTTGAAGGTGGTCGAAGATGAGGTTAAGACTCTGGAAGATGAGAAGCTTGCACTGTTAGACAAGCTTGTTGTGTTAGAAGGCCTAATTGATCCTTCAGAAGTGCATCCCAATGGAACGCAAtcataa
- the LOC8258762 gene encoding uncharacterized protein LOC8258762 isoform X2, protein MLTSGEITNSKPRKKKVSTSRAALIPLQGNDVREFHLVQAPLRTNQKASKRNLKNEGSPMIQQQERSNSDSLPDSSTSGNEYRALRRKYLLLEEESFGLGRELKVVEDEVKTLEDEKLALLDKLVVLEGLIDPSEVHPNGTQS, encoded by the coding sequence ATGTTAACATCAGGAGAAATCACAAATTCCAAGCCACGCAAAAAGAAAGTGTCAACCTCCAGAGCTGCCTTGATCCCATTACAAGGTAATGATGTTAGAGAGTTTCACCTGGTACAGGCGCCTCTAAGAACAAACCAGAAGGCCTCCAAAAGGAACTTGAAGAATGAAGGCTCTCCAATGATCCAGCAACAAGAGAGGTCAAACTCAGATTCATTGCCCGACTCCTCGACATCAGGAAATGAATACCGTGCACTCAGAAGGAAGTACTTGCTGTTGGAGGAAGAAAGCTTCGGCTTAGGGAGAGAGTTGAAGGTGGTCGAAGATGAGGTTAAGACTCTGGAAGATGAGAAGCTTGCACTGTTAGACAAGCTTGTTGTGTTAGAAGGCCTAATTGATCCTTCAGAAGTGCATCCCAATGGAACGCAAtcataa